In Stenotrophomonas sp. ASS1, the following proteins share a genomic window:
- a CDS encoding iron ABC transporter permease: MSPADRRRRRGRMMLLVALLALLGAVLASFAVGPLRLPPLEVMQALAVKLGLLDPQAVSSRDLAVVWQLRIPRALLGAMVGASLAMAGASLQGLFGNPLADPGIVGVSQGAALGAVAAIVLGAAGAAGWLVPVAAFAGGALAIGLTYALARPGKGAGNATLLLVGIAMAAFCSALIGFLTYIASESELQSLVFWQMGSLARANWADVAAVVPLFAIGVFALQRLATPLDMLALGERQAQHLGLDVTRTRRRLVAFSALLVGAAVAFAGSISFVGLVVPHVARLLVGPGHRWLLPLSGLLGALLIVVADTAARTLDPPAEIPLGLFSAALGAPFFLWLVLQQRRKAAP, from the coding sequence ATGAGTCCGGCGGATCGGCGCCGCCGTCGCGGACGAATGATGTTGCTGGTGGCGTTGCTGGCACTGCTGGGGGCGGTGCTGGCGTCGTTTGCCGTGGGTCCGTTGCGATTGCCGCCGCTGGAGGTGATGCAGGCGCTGGCGGTCAAACTGGGCCTGCTCGATCCGCAAGCGGTCAGCAGCCGTGATCTGGCGGTGGTCTGGCAGCTGCGCATTCCGCGCGCCCTGCTGGGCGCGATGGTCGGTGCGTCGCTGGCGATGGCCGGCGCCAGCCTGCAGGGCCTGTTCGGCAATCCGCTGGCCGACCCCGGCATCGTCGGTGTCAGCCAGGGCGCGGCACTGGGCGCAGTCGCCGCCATCGTGCTCGGCGCCGCGGGCGCTGCCGGCTGGCTGGTGCCGGTGGCCGCGTTCGCTGGCGGCGCACTGGCCATCGGCCTGACCTACGCGTTGGCCCGGCCGGGCAAGGGGGCGGGCAACGCTACGCTGCTGCTGGTCGGTATCGCGATGGCCGCGTTCTGCTCGGCGTTGATCGGTTTCCTCACTTACATCGCCAGCGAAAGCGAGCTGCAGTCGCTGGTGTTCTGGCAGATGGGCTCGCTGGCGCGCGCCAACTGGGCCGACGTGGCGGCGGTGGTGCCATTGTTCGCCATTGGTGTGTTCGCGCTGCAGCGACTGGCTACGCCGCTGGACATGCTGGCGCTGGGCGAACGCCAGGCACAGCACCTCGGGCTGGATGTGACCCGCACGCGGCGTCGTCTGGTGGCGTTCAGTGCGCTGCTGGTGGGCGCGGCGGTGGCCTTTGCCGGCTCGATCAGCTTCGTTGGCCTGGTGGTGCCGCACGTGGCGCGCCTGCTGGTCGGCCCCGGGCATCGCTGGCTGCTGCCGTTGTCCGGCCTGCTCGGTGCGCTGCTGATCGTGGTGGCCGACACCGCCGCACGCACGCTTGATCCACCCGCGGAGATTCCGCTGGGCTTGTTCTCGGCCGCGCTGGGCGCACCGTTCTTCCTCTGGCTGGTGCTGCAGCAGCGCCGCAAGGCGGCCCCATGA
- a CDS encoding ABC transporter substrate-binding protein translates to MNIASRLRLCALPLAVSLALAACGGSSTPSDTGKPSEPAAATAAGEAALPAGWQRVAGTDMPAVRDQKAVLPATVHSDDGADVQVADTSRIIAGGDDVIAVIEALGLDKQVFAAPTNTTTQAGLAAPHQFLFNRTTGVEGVLSLQGSLFLGNSLRRHTELAKKLREVGEPAVVIDDLQPAPDKVRKVAAALGLAEAGQALATQVQRQLDEAAAIGKGLGHAPRLIHVSATGAGGSPTVAGADSASAQLIALAGGINIGTEAGVKNYSQLSNEGVVAAAPEVILVTEHDLQLFGGAEGLWKAYPTLKQTPAGQANRVWVMPDVQLKYTSVGSGAGALALAKALAALPKA, encoded by the coding sequence ATGAACATCGCGTCCCGTCTGCGCCTCTGTGCGCTTCCATTGGCTGTCTCGCTGGCACTGGCTGCCTGTGGCGGTTCATCGACGCCCTCGGACACCGGCAAGCCGTCTGAGCCTGCCGCCGCGACCGCGGCTGGCGAAGCCGCGTTGCCGGCTGGCTGGCAGCGCGTGGCCGGCACCGACATGCCGGCCGTGCGCGATCAGAAGGCGGTGCTGCCGGCCACGGTGCACTCCGATGATGGCGCCGACGTCCAGGTAGCCGACACCAGCCGCATCATCGCCGGTGGCGACGACGTCATCGCTGTGATCGAGGCGCTGGGACTGGACAAGCAGGTGTTCGCCGCACCGACCAACACCACCACGCAGGCCGGCCTGGCCGCGCCGCACCAGTTCCTGTTCAACCGCACCACGGGCGTGGAGGGCGTGCTGAGCCTGCAGGGCTCGCTGTTCCTCGGCAACAGTCTGCGCCGCCACACCGAACTGGCGAAGAAGCTGCGTGAGGTGGGTGAACCGGCGGTGGTCATCGATGACCTGCAGCCGGCGCCGGACAAGGTGCGCAAGGTCGCCGCCGCACTAGGGCTGGCCGAGGCAGGGCAGGCACTTGCCACACAGGTGCAGCGTCAGCTGGACGAGGCTGCAGCGATTGGCAAGGGCCTGGGCCATGCGCCACGACTGATCCACGTGTCGGCTACCGGCGCCGGTGGCTCACCCACCGTTGCGGGTGCCGACAGTGCGTCGGCGCAACTGATCGCACTGGCGGGCGGCATCAACATCGGTACCGAAGCGGGAGTGAAGAACTACTCGCAGCTGAGCAATGAGGGCGTGGTCGCGGCGGCACCGGAAGTGATCCTGGTGACCGAGCATGACCTGCAGCTGTTCGGCGGTGCCGAAGGCCTGTGGAAGGCGTACCCGACGCTGAAACAGACCCCGGCCGGGCAGGCCAATCGGGTCTGGGTGATGCCGGATGTGCAGCTGAAGTACACCAGCGTCGGTTCCGGTGCTGGCGCGCTGGCGCTGGCCAAGGCCCTGGCGGCGTTGCCGAAGGCATGA
- a CDS encoding alpha/beta hydrolase-fold protein, translated as MKHFVPPSRRGPLARGLVALMMGLLLATPYAHAQQRNPLQKIGHTVLDEPAVSYRFEHFVVDSPDQQRRWRVNLAIPAKAGKTPSPVLYALDGNAVAMVLDQPLLAELAARKAPPVLVLIGYDNDLRIDSKARTRDYTAWIDRADDESGTTQAVGGGAAAFLDVIERRIKPEVERRARIDTQQQALWGHSLGGLFVLNALYTRPAAFQSYLAASPSLWWSQGAALGDPEQQFVQNVHGQPAKLWLMLGGAERVGDRGKRDMNNPRVVAHLRRIGGATPDAAMQLSERLGKLPGMRVQYREFPGLGHGPMLPASFHAALHELYGVTDRSAGDGAPNGGDSAAE; from the coding sequence ATGAAGCATTTCGTCCCGCCTTCGCGCCGTGGTCCACTGGCCCGCGGCCTGGTCGCCTTGATGATGGGTCTGCTCCTGGCCACCCCGTACGCCCATGCGCAGCAGCGCAATCCGCTGCAGAAGATCGGCCACACCGTGCTCGACGAGCCGGCGGTCAGTTATCGCTTCGAGCATTTCGTGGTGGACAGTCCCGACCAGCAACGCCGCTGGCGGGTGAACCTGGCGATTCCGGCCAAGGCCGGCAAGACGCCATCGCCGGTACTGTATGCGCTGGATGGCAATGCCGTGGCCATGGTGCTGGACCAGCCGTTGCTGGCCGAACTGGCCGCACGCAAGGCGCCACCGGTACTGGTGCTGATCGGCTACGACAACGACCTGCGCATCGATTCCAAGGCGCGCACCCGCGACTACACCGCGTGGATTGATCGCGCCGACGACGAGAGCGGTACGACCCAGGCGGTTGGCGGTGGTGCTGCCGCGTTCCTGGATGTGATCGAACGCCGCATCAAGCCGGAAGTCGAGCGCCGCGCACGCATTGATACGCAGCAGCAAGCACTCTGGGGCCACTCGCTGGGTGGGTTGTTCGTGCTCAATGCGCTGTACACCCGTCCCGCCGCCTTCCAGTCCTATCTGGCGGCCAGTCCGTCGCTGTGGTGGAGCCAGGGCGCGGCGCTGGGTGATCCGGAACAGCAGTTCGTGCAGAACGTGCATGGCCAGCCGGCAAAGCTCTGGCTGATGCTGGGCGGTGCCGAGCGTGTCGGCGATCGCGGCAAGCGCGACATGAACAACCCACGCGTGGTCGCGCACCTGCGTCGTATCGGTGGGGCCACCCCGGATGCTGCCATGCAGCTGTCCGAGCGCTTGGGCAAGCTGCCGGGCATGCGCGTGCAGTACCGCGAGTTCCCCGGCCTCGGCCATGGCCCGATGCTGCCCGCGTCGTTCCACGCTGCGCTGCACGAGCTGTATGGCGTGACCGACCGCAGCGCCGGTGACGGCGCGCCCAACGGTGGTGACAGCGCCGCCGAATGA
- a CDS encoding YncE family protein, which produces MSFRPSFRLTSLAAGLLLAVTATAQPVFDQPANATFKGEVVSRGENVVPGSTADVVGRGFVPGQKVSLLRGDSVLNTQPLVVDADGNFKTQLSIPADAVPGTHPVVVRASQPAAATVLKLRVSPQLPLSGQAQFATQSNKLVPGLYQSAYSAASNAVFVTSAVGRPPVTQSQLLKLDPKSLKVTKAITPAQVPGSTNGAVYAVYGVGVDDTNGNVWVTNTRQNSIAVYRQKDLSLVHQFPVDTVPHARDVVVDGTHGKVFASATGEDHLSVFDAKTFKELPAVTLESGVDDGKFTPMSLVLDEKAGKLFTVSIGTPEAAVIDVASGKVEKVIDLGNSISASGVAFDAARNRLYVASQGTDNLLIVDVAAGKVLHDVPVGAGALNVAFDDASGLAYVSNRGAGTVTVVNGDGKVVANLDGGTLPNHVRADGKGNVFAVNKSRGAEDPKGDRITRITPKQ; this is translated from the coding sequence ATGTCGTTCCGTCCGTCTTTCCGTCTCACATCTCTCGCCGCTGGCCTGTTGCTGGCCGTGACCGCCACCGCACAGCCGGTGTTCGATCAGCCGGCCAACGCCACCTTCAAAGGCGAGGTCGTCTCGCGCGGTGAGAACGTGGTTCCCGGCAGCACTGCCGACGTGGTCGGTCGCGGTTTCGTGCCGGGCCAGAAAGTCAGCCTGCTGCGTGGCGACAGCGTGCTCAACACGCAGCCGCTGGTGGTCGATGCCGATGGCAACTTCAAGACCCAGCTGAGCATTCCGGCCGATGCCGTGCCGGGTACCCACCCGGTGGTGGTGCGCGCCAGCCAGCCGGCTGCAGCCACCGTGCTGAAGCTGCGCGTCTCGCCGCAGCTGCCGCTGTCCGGCCAGGCGCAGTTCGCCACCCAGTCCAACAAGCTGGTGCCGGGCCTGTACCAGTCCGCCTACAGCGCCGCCAGCAACGCGGTATTCGTGACCTCGGCCGTGGGCCGCCCGCCGGTGACCCAGTCGCAGCTGTTGAAGCTGGACCCGAAGTCGCTGAAGGTGACCAAGGCGATCACCCCGGCGCAGGTGCCGGGCAGCACCAATGGTGCGGTGTACGCGGTCTACGGCGTTGGCGTGGATGACACCAACGGCAACGTGTGGGTCACCAATACCCGCCAGAACTCGATCGCGGTCTACCGCCAGAAGGACCTGTCGCTGGTCCACCAGTTCCCGGTCGACACCGTGCCGCACGCGCGCGACGTGGTGGTCGATGGCACCCACGGCAAGGTGTTCGCCTCGGCCACGGGTGAAGACCACCTGTCGGTGTTCGATGCCAAGACCTTCAAGGAGCTGCCGGCAGTGACGCTGGAATCCGGCGTGGATGACGGCAAGTTCACCCCGATGAGCCTGGTGCTGGACGAGAAGGCCGGCAAGCTGTTCACCGTCAGCATCGGCACGCCGGAAGCGGCGGTGATCGATGTGGCCAGTGGCAAGGTCGAGAAGGTCATCGACCTGGGCAACTCGATCAGTGCCTCGGGCGTGGCCTTCGACGCGGCACGCAACCGCCTTTACGTAGCCTCGCAGGGCACTGACAACCTGCTGATCGTCGACGTGGCGGCCGGCAAGGTGCTGCATGACGTGCCGGTCGGCGCCGGTGCGCTGAACGTCGCATTCGATGATGCCTCCGGCCTGGCCTATGTCAGCAACCGTGGCGCTGGCACGGTCACCGTGGTGAACGGTGACGGCAAGGTGGTCGCCAACCTCGACGGCGGCACGCTGCCGAACCACGTCCGCGCCGATGGCAAGGGCAACGTGTTCGCGGTGAACAAGTCGCGTGGCGCCGAAGACCCGAAGGGTGACCGCATCACCCGCATCACCCCGAAGCAGTAA
- a CDS encoding DUF3857 domain-containing protein yields MLHPVPSALALALAAFLAAGPALADTATSAPATAPPSTSGDTEASNNFSIVRYRADYQVRPDAGNVQTETYEVLLKTKASVEQFSQVRLSYSEKMETLEVLGAYTITADGQRRDVPADRIYTQESYSSASAAMYADRKVRVIVFPNLAPGTRLYYQVRRTQATPYFPGYFGLWETFNVFTEYEDAEVTLSAPANLPMFVDSRGVQGSDRPTVKNGQAQWRWRYQRREAMPAQNWSAAGWEFGPNIMASTYRDWSQMGRAYQLKAGPAAQVTPELQALADEITAGISDRREQADALYRWVAQNIRYVAVYLGNGGLEPNSAQSILDNHYGDCKDHVTILEALLAAKGIASSPVLIGAGGGPTLPKIPVLGRFNHAITYIPEFDLYLDSTTAWARFGQLPEGDLGAPVMRTRDATLARTPANTPERNATSMEVRFTFDANGNLRGETIPKLGENAEIGMRAQFSQLNAQNRARAEEQIMAASGFDGRGQLQIQGVPVDLTRPFGYRMAFQAEDYADFSVAGGMAVPDPPGGESVRGLYATASAPANETPFYCNASLREETYHLQFPANAPIIAIPASQRFANAAGEYRVDWSREGQDVIVHHRLQQNAVRGPEALCQPQDYPAFRALYREVRRGFRGQVLYGKLPSSGG; encoded by the coding sequence ATGCTTCACCCCGTACCAAGCGCGCTGGCACTGGCGCTGGCAGCCTTCCTGGCTGCCGGCCCGGCACTGGCAGACACCGCCACCTCCGCGCCCGCCACGGCGCCGCCTTCCACCAGCGGCGATACCGAAGCCAGCAATAATTTCAGCATTGTCCGTTACCGCGCCGACTACCAGGTGCGGCCGGATGCGGGCAATGTGCAGACCGAAACCTACGAAGTCCTGCTCAAGACCAAGGCCTCGGTCGAGCAGTTCAGCCAGGTGCGGCTGAGCTACAGCGAGAAGATGGAGACGCTGGAAGTACTCGGTGCCTACACCATCACCGCCGACGGCCAGCGCCGCGACGTGCCGGCTGACCGCATCTACACCCAGGAAAGCTATTCCAGCGCCTCGGCGGCGATGTATGCCGACCGCAAGGTGCGGGTGATCGTGTTCCCGAACCTGGCCCCGGGCACGCGCCTGTACTACCAGGTGCGCCGCACCCAGGCCACGCCGTACTTCCCGGGCTACTTCGGCCTGTGGGAGACCTTCAATGTATTCACCGAGTACGAGGACGCCGAAGTCACCCTGAGTGCGCCGGCCAACCTGCCGATGTTCGTCGACAGTCGCGGCGTGCAGGGCAGCGATCGCCCGACGGTGAAGAACGGCCAGGCACAGTGGCGCTGGCGCTACCAGCGTCGCGAGGCCATGCCGGCACAGAACTGGTCGGCGGCAGGATGGGAGTTCGGCCCGAACATCATGGCCAGCACCTATCGTGACTGGTCGCAGATGGGCCGCGCCTACCAGCTCAAGGCCGGCCCGGCCGCGCAGGTCACGCCGGAGCTGCAGGCGCTGGCCGATGAGATCACCGCTGGCATCAGCGACCGACGCGAACAGGCCGATGCGCTGTACCGCTGGGTCGCGCAGAACATCCGCTACGTGGCGGTGTACCTGGGCAATGGCGGCCTGGAGCCGAACAGTGCGCAGAGCATCCTCGACAACCACTACGGTGACTGCAAGGACCATGTGACGATCCTGGAGGCGCTGCTGGCAGCCAAGGGCATCGCCAGCTCGCCGGTGCTGATCGGTGCCGGCGGTGGCCCGACGCTGCCGAAGATTCCAGTGCTGGGTCGCTTCAACCACGCCATCACCTACATTCCCGAGTTTGATCTGTACCTGGATTCGACCACCGCGTGGGCGCGCTTCGGTCAGCTGCCAGAGGGTGACCTGGGTGCACCGGTGATGCGTACCCGTGACGCCACGCTGGCGCGCACCCCGGCCAACACCCCGGAGCGTAACGCCACCTCGATGGAAGTGCGTTTCACCTTCGACGCCAACGGCAACCTGCGTGGTGAGACCATTCCGAAGCTGGGCGAGAACGCCGAGATCGGCATGCGTGCCCAGTTCTCCCAGCTCAACGCGCAGAACCGTGCGCGCGCTGAAGAGCAGATCATGGCCGCCTCCGGTTTCGATGGGCGAGGGCAGCTGCAGATCCAGGGCGTGCCGGTCGACCTGACCCGGCCGTTCGGCTACCGCATGGCGTTCCAGGCCGAGGACTACGCCGACTTCAGCGTGGCCGGCGGCATGGCCGTGCCGGATCCGCCGGGTGGCGAGTCGGTGCGTGGGCTGTACGCCACTGCCTCGGCGCCGGCCAACGAAACGCCGTTCTACTGCAATGCCAGCCTGCGCGAGGAAACCTATCACCTGCAGTTCCCGGCCAATGCGCCGATCATCGCCATCCCGGCCAGCCAGCGTTTCGCCAACGCCGCCGGCGAGTACCGGGTGGACTGGAGTCGCGAGGGCCAGGACGTGATCGTCCATCACCGGTTGCAGCAGAATGCGGTGCGTGGACCAGAGGCGCTGTGCCAGCCGCAGGACTATCCGGCGTTCCGCGCGCTGTACCGCGAAGTGCGGCGCGGCTTCCGCGGGCAGGTGCTGTACGGCAAGCTGCCCAGCTCGGGTGGCTGA
- the lolA gene encoding outer membrane lipoprotein chaperone LolA, translating to MNFRFRRFLATTTLAVACAAAGSAWAGARDDLKTFTSGLKGLDGQFSQQVFDSRGKVKESTSGRVALSAPRLFRWEYVRPHEQLIVADGRKVWMYEPDLEQATVREQGKEEQNSPLTALINPALLEQQYDVSEEAAQRDGLQWLSLSPKRDTEASFQYAALGFNAQGLARMEITDAVGQRTVISFSGWKRNPGFAAGTFSFTPPKGTDVIGN from the coding sequence ATGAACTTCCGCTTCCGCCGTTTCCTTGCCACCACCACCCTGGCCGTGGCCTGCGCCGCCGCCGGTAGCGCCTGGGCTGGCGCCCGCGATGACCTGAAGACCTTCACCAGTGGCCTGAAGGGCCTGGATGGCCAGTTCAGCCAGCAGGTGTTCGACAGCCGCGGCAAGGTGAAGGAATCGACCAGCGGCCGCGTGGCCCTGTCGGCGCCGCGCCTGTTCCGCTGGGAATACGTGCGTCCGCACGAGCAGCTGATCGTGGCCGACGGCAGGAAGGTCTGGATGTACGAGCCGGACCTGGAGCAGGCCACCGTGCGCGAGCAGGGCAAGGAAGAGCAGAACAGCCCGCTCACCGCGCTGATCAACCCGGCGCTGCTGGAACAGCAGTACGACGTCAGTGAAGAGGCCGCGCAGCGGGACGGCCTGCAGTGGCTGTCGCTGTCGCCGAAGCGCGATACCGAAGCCAGCTTCCAGTACGCCGCGCTGGGCTTCAACGCCCAGGGCCTGGCCAGGATGGAGATCACCGATGCGGTTGGTCAGCGCACCGTGATCAGCTTCAGTGGCTGGAAGCGCAACCCGGGCTTCGCGGCCGGCACCTTCAGCTTCACCCCGCCGAAGGGCACCGACGTCATCGGTAACTGA
- a CDS encoding DUF805 domain-containing protein, with the protein MQEMILPLKRYAQFEGRANRREYWMYQLFLFLVATAVMLLAGVLAILLRNSPDALAGILIGMVVLLGVMWLATIVPLIAVTVRRLHDCNQSGWLFLLALVPGGGIVIMIFSLLPGTPQENVYGPVPSGP; encoded by the coding sequence GTGCAGGAAATGATTCTGCCGTTGAAGCGCTACGCCCAGTTCGAGGGCCGCGCCAACCGCCGCGAGTACTGGATGTACCAGCTGTTCCTGTTCCTGGTCGCAACCGCGGTGATGCTGCTGGCCGGTGTGCTGGCGATCCTCCTGCGCAACAGTCCCGATGCACTGGCCGGCATCCTGATCGGCATGGTGGTGCTGCTGGGCGTGATGTGGCTGGCCACGATCGTGCCGCTGATTGCCGTGACCGTGCGCCGCCTGCATGACTGCAACCAGTCGGGCTGGCTGTTCCTGCTGGCGCTGGTGCCGGGCGGTGGGATCGTGATCATGATCTTCTCGCTGCTGCCGGGCACGCCGCAGGAGAATGTTTACGGTCCGGTGCCTTCGGGGCCGTGA
- a CDS encoding replication-associated recombination protein A, whose protein sequence is MRPRTLDEMVGQKRLLAPDSALRRAVESGRVHSMILWGPPGCGKTTLALLLAEYSDAEFRAISAVLSGLPEVRQVLAEAAQRFAEGRRTVLFVDEVHRFNKAQQDAFLPHIERGTILFVGATTENPSFELNSALLSRCRVHVLEGVSPTDIVEALERALGDRERGLGEEGIEVAPELLLEIATAADGDVRRALTLLEIAAELAGGEGGRITPQTLTQVLADRTRRFDKGGEQFYDQISALHKSVRSSNPDAALYWLTRMLDGGCDPSYLARRLTRMAIEDIGLADPRAQSMALEAWDIYERLGSPEGELAFAQLVLYLASTAKSNAGYAAFNQAKADVRESGTEEVPLHLRNAPTKLMKELGCGAEYQYDHDAEGGIALDQTGFPDAMGERVYYNPVPRGLEIKLKEKLDRLRAEREAARAAKGR, encoded by the coding sequence ATGCGCCCACGCACCCTCGACGAGATGGTCGGGCAGAAGCGCCTGCTGGCGCCGGACAGCGCGCTGCGTCGCGCGGTCGAGTCCGGTCGCGTGCACTCGATGATCCTGTGGGGGCCGCCGGGCTGTGGCAAGACCACATTGGCGCTGCTGCTGGCCGAGTATTCCGACGCCGAGTTCCGCGCCATCTCCGCGGTGCTGTCCGGCCTGCCGGAAGTGCGCCAGGTGCTGGCAGAGGCCGCACAGCGTTTCGCTGAAGGTCGCCGCACCGTGCTGTTCGTGGACGAGGTGCATCGCTTCAACAAGGCACAGCAGGACGCGTTCCTGCCGCACATCGAACGCGGCACCATCCTGTTTGTCGGTGCCACCACCGAGAATCCGTCGTTCGAACTGAACTCGGCGCTGCTGTCGCGTTGCCGTGTGCATGTGCTGGAAGGTGTTTCGCCTACCGACATCGTCGAGGCGCTGGAGCGTGCGCTGGGTGACCGCGAACGCGGCCTGGGCGAGGAGGGCATCGAGGTCGCCCCCGAGCTGCTGCTGGAAATCGCTACCGCCGCCGACGGCGACGTGCGCCGTGCGCTGACCCTGTTGGAAATCGCTGCCGAGCTGGCGGGCGGGGAGGGTGGTCGCATCACGCCGCAGACCCTGACCCAGGTGCTGGCCGATCGCACCCGTCGCTTCGACAAGGGCGGCGAGCAGTTCTACGACCAGATCTCAGCGCTGCACAAGTCGGTTCGCAGTTCCAACCCGGATGCCGCGCTGTACTGGCTGACCCGGATGCTCGATGGCGGCTGCGATCCGTCCTACCTGGCCCGCCGGCTGACCCGCATGGCCATCGAGGACATCGGTCTGGCCGATCCGCGCGCGCAGAGCATGGCGCTGGAGGCCTGGGACATCTACGAGCGGCTGGGTAGCCCGGAAGGCGAGCTCGCCTTTGCTCAGTTGGTGCTGTACCTGGCCAGTACCGCCAAGTCGAATGCAGGCTATGCGGCCTTCAACCAGGCCAAGGCCGATGTGCGCGAGAGTGGCACCGAAGAAGTGCCGCTGCACCTGCGCAATGCGCCGACCAAGCTGATGAAGGAGCTGGGCTGTGGTGCCGAGTACCAGTATGACCATGATGCGGAAGGCGGTATCGCACTGGACCAGACCGGCTTCCCGGATGCGATGGGCGAGCGCGTGTATTACAACCCGGTGCCGCGCGGCCTGGAAATCAAGCTGAAGGAAAAGCTGGACAGGCTGCGCGCCGAGCGCGAGGCGGCGCGGGCGGCAAAGGGTCGTTGA
- a CDS encoding heme ABC transporter ATP-binding protein has product MSALLKLHEVVVRRQQREILHGISLAFEPGTVTALVGPNGAGKSTLLAVAAGDLRADVGEVSLLGKPLASYKAGPLARERAVMPQEHGVRFAFSVEEVVAMGRLPHPPDPAVDDAQVEAAIDAAELQALRLREVQQLSGGESARTTFARVLAQDTPLLLLDEPTAALDLRHQERTLRSVRACAEAGACVIVVLHDLNLAAGYADRIVLLEQGRVAADGTPLQVLTEDNLQRVYQQDVVVLEHPRRGVPLVVVT; this is encoded by the coding sequence ATGAGCGCGCTGCTGAAGCTGCACGAGGTGGTGGTGCGCCGCCAGCAGCGCGAGATCCTGCATGGCATCTCGCTGGCGTTCGAGCCGGGCACGGTGACCGCCCTGGTTGGCCCGAACGGCGCGGGCAAATCCACGCTGTTGGCGGTGGCTGCCGGTGACCTGCGTGCCGACGTGGGTGAGGTGAGCCTGCTGGGCAAGCCCTTGGCCAGCTACAAAGCGGGGCCGCTGGCACGCGAGCGCGCGGTGATGCCGCAGGAGCATGGCGTGCGCTTCGCCTTCAGCGTGGAAGAAGTGGTGGCGATGGGGCGGCTGCCGCATCCGCCGGATCCAGCCGTGGACGACGCCCAGGTGGAAGCGGCAATCGATGCCGCCGAGCTGCAGGCGCTGCGCCTGCGCGAGGTGCAGCAGCTCTCGGGCGGTGAATCGGCCCGGACCACGTTCGCGCGCGTGCTGGCGCAGGACACGCCGCTGCTGCTGCTGGATGAGCCGACTGCAGCGCTGGATCTGCGCCACCAGGAACGCACGCTGCGCAGTGTGCGCGCCTGTGCCGAGGCCGGTGCGTGCGTGATCGTGGTGCTGCACGACCTCAATCTGGCTGCCGGCTATGCCGACCGCATCGTGCTGCTGGAGCAGGGCAGGGTGGCAGCCGATGGCACGCCGTTGCAGGTGCTCACCGAAGACAACCTGCAGCGGGTCTACCAGCAGGATGTGGTGGTGCTGGAGCACCCACGGCGCGGCGTGCCGCTGGTGGTTGTGACCTGA